A genomic segment from Verrucomicrobiota bacterium encodes:
- a CDS encoding carotenoid biosynthesis protein, with product MPSKPSFSLSRITRLVFYVWTAVGFLVVPLNLNEERLRSTITRSWITDLASRVLSGSDAVWLWLGAFTTFIALGSEVSWAKAWFCALGVGGAAALVELAGVTTGIPFGDYVYSDRLGPKLFSVLPATIPAAWFIVVVNGHAVAPASRWRPVWVGLIAVATDLSLEVVAWKIRGYWQWYPGLAPKPGWPPWQNYASWFALGAGLDWLFLRGLPMHRLRWSSSGILLTMNLLFWVTILCSI from the coding sequence TTTACGTCTGGACCGCGGTCGGATTTCTGGTGGTCCCGCTTAATCTCAACGAGGAACGCCTGCGGTCGACGATCACGCGCTCCTGGATCACTGACCTGGCATCCCGGGTCTTGAGCGGTTCCGACGCCGTCTGGTTGTGGCTGGGCGCGTTCACGACTTTTATCGCTCTCGGCTCGGAAGTATCCTGGGCCAAAGCCTGGTTCTGTGCACTGGGCGTCGGCGGGGCGGCCGCGCTCGTTGAGCTCGCCGGCGTCACGACCGGCATTCCCTTCGGCGACTACGTTTACTCGGACCGGCTCGGTCCCAAGCTTTTTTCGGTCCTGCCTGCGACCATCCCGGCTGCCTGGTTTATCGTGGTTGTCAACGGGCACGCGGTAGCGCCCGCCTCCCGTTGGCGTCCGGTCTGGGTCGGGCTGATCGCGGTGGCCACGGACCTGAGCCTCGAGGTCGTGGCCTGGAAAATCCGCGGCTATTGGCAGTGGTATCCTGGTCTCGCTCCCAAGCCAGGCTGGCCTCCGTGGCAAAATTACGCGAGCTGGTTCGCCTTGGGCGCTGGGCTTGACTGGCTTTTCCTGCGCGGATTGCCGATGCACCGCCTGCGGTGGAGCAGTTCAGGCATCCTCCTCACCATGAACCTGCTTTTTTGGGTGACGATCTTGTGCAGTATCTGA